One Tachysurus vachellii isolate PV-2020 chromosome 18, HZAU_Pvac_v1, whole genome shotgun sequence DNA segment encodes these proteins:
- the gspt1l gene encoding G1 to S phase transition 1, like isoform X1 → MEPARDAAPDSWEQEDEGSEAPVSAHTGLNDSFSGLNVNAKPFIPNVNAAEFVPGFIQKAPAETIAPVTVPEKNGRIEVSVPAEAQPLENGSGDGETAAEDESWEQKGGEEDSLQEEGMEEDEEAPTPKVTPVQPDAPKKEHVNVVFIGHVDAGKSTIGGQIMYLTGMVEKRTLEKYEREAKEKNRETWYLSWALDTNQEERDKGKTVEVGRAYFETEKKHFTILDAPGHKSFVPNMIGGASQADLAVLVISARKGEFETGFEKGGQTREHAMLAKTAGVKHLIVLVNKMDDPTVNWSLERYEECKEKLVPFLKKVGFNPRKDIHFMPCSGLTGANLKEPVEHCSWYTGLPFIPHLDSLPNFTRSSDGPVRLPIVDKYKDMGTVILGKLESGCISKAQQLVMMPNRHTVEVLSLLSDDVETDDAGPGENLKLRLKGIEEEEILPGFILCTPENLCHSGRTFDAQIVIIEHKSIICPGYNAVLHIHTCIEEVQLTALICLVDKKTGEKSKTRPRFVKQDQVCIARLRTAGTICLETFKDFPQMGRFTLRDEGKTIAIGKVLKLVAEKD, encoded by the exons ATGGAGCCAGCGCGAGACGCTGCCCCGGATTCGTGGGAACAGGAGGATGAGGGCAGCGAGGCCCCGGTCAGCGCGCACACCGGCCTCAACGACTCCTTTAGCGGCCTCAACGTCAACGCCAAGCCCTTCATCCCGAACGTCAACGCGGCCGAGTTTGTCCCCGGCTTTATCCAGAAAGCGCCGGCGGAAACCATCGCCCCTGTAACCG TTCCTGAGAAAAATGGCCGTATTGAAGTTTCAGTACCGGCTG AAGCTCAGCCTCTAGAGAACGGCTCCGGAGACGGAGAAACGGCAGCCGAGGACGAGAGCTGGGAGCAgaaaggaggagaggaagacTCTCTCCAGGAAGAGGGaatggaggaggatgaagaagcgCCGACGCCAAAAGTAACTCCCGTTCAGCCCGACGCGCCCAAGAAGGAGCACGTCAACGTGGTGTTCATCGGCCACGTGG ATGCAGGAAAGTCGACCATCGGCGGACAGATCAT GTATTTAACAGGAATGGTGGAGAAGCGAACTCTGGAGAAATACGAAAGGGAGGCTAAGGAGAAGAACAGGGAAACCTG GTACCTCTCCTGGGCTCTTGATACCAATCAGGAGGAGAGAGATAAGGGTAAAACCGTGGAGGTGGGCCGTGCCTATTTTGAGACGGAGAAGAAGCACTTCACCATCCTGGACGCGCCGGGACACAAGAGCTTTGTCCCCAACATGATCGGGGGTGCGTCTCAAGCCGATTTGGCCGTGCTG GTGATTTCAGCACGTAAAGGCGAGTTTGAGACGGGGTTTGAAAAAGGAGGCCAGACGCGAGAGCACGCCATGCTGGCCAAAACGGCTGGAGTCAAACACCTGATCGTCCTCGTCAACAAAATGGACGACCCCACTGTGAACTGGAGCTTGGAGAG ATACGAGGAGTGTAAGGAGAAACTGGTGCCGTTTCTGAAGAAGGTGGGCTTCAACCCCAGAAAAGACATTCACTTCATGCCATGTTCAGGACTGACAGGAGCCAACCTGAAGGAACCGGTCGAGCACTGCTCCTGGTACAC AGGATTACCGTTCATTCCACACCTGGACAGTTTGCCAAATTTCACCAGATCCAGCGACGGACCAGTCAGATTACCGATCGTAGATAAATACAAG GACATGGGCACTGTGATTTTGGGCAAGTTGGAGTCCGGGTGCATCAGTAAAGCTCAGCAACTTGTAATGATGCCCAACAGG catacTGTGGAGGTGCTGAGCCTGCTCTCGGACGACGTAGAGACGGACGACGCGGGACCCGGTGAGAATCTGAAGCTTCGACTTAAAGGCATCGAGGAAGAGGAGATCCTGCCTGGCTTCATCCTGTGCACTCCAGAGAACCTGTGTCACTCGGGACGCACTTTTGACGCTCAG attgtcATCATCGAACACAAGTCCATCATCTGCCCGGGCTACAACGCCGTCCTGCACATTCACACCTGCATAGAGGAAGTGCAGCTTAcg GCCTTAATTTGTTTGGTAGACAAGAAGACGGGCGAGAAGAGCAAGACACGACCTCGCTTCGTGAAACAGGACCAAGTGTGCATCGCTCGCCTCCGGACCGCAGGGACCATCTGCCTTGAGACATTCAAAGACTTCCCTCAGATGGGCCGGTTCACCCTGAGGGACGAAG GAAAGACCATTGCCATTGGGAAAGTGTTGAAGCTTGTTGCTGAGAAAGACTGA
- the gspt1l gene encoding G1 to S phase transition 1, like isoform X2, translating into MEPARDAAPDSWEQEDEGSEAPVSAHTGLNDSFSGLNVNAKPFIPNVNAAEFVPGFIQKAPAETIAPVTVPEKNGRIEVSVPAAQPLENGSGDGETAAEDESWEQKGGEEDSLQEEGMEEDEEAPTPKVTPVQPDAPKKEHVNVVFIGHVDAGKSTIGGQIMYLTGMVEKRTLEKYEREAKEKNRETWYLSWALDTNQEERDKGKTVEVGRAYFETEKKHFTILDAPGHKSFVPNMIGGASQADLAVLVISARKGEFETGFEKGGQTREHAMLAKTAGVKHLIVLVNKMDDPTVNWSLERYEECKEKLVPFLKKVGFNPRKDIHFMPCSGLTGANLKEPVEHCSWYTGLPFIPHLDSLPNFTRSSDGPVRLPIVDKYKDMGTVILGKLESGCISKAQQLVMMPNRHTVEVLSLLSDDVETDDAGPGENLKLRLKGIEEEEILPGFILCTPENLCHSGRTFDAQIVIIEHKSIICPGYNAVLHIHTCIEEVQLTALICLVDKKTGEKSKTRPRFVKQDQVCIARLRTAGTICLETFKDFPQMGRFTLRDEGKTIAIGKVLKLVAEKD; encoded by the exons ATGGAGCCAGCGCGAGACGCTGCCCCGGATTCGTGGGAACAGGAGGATGAGGGCAGCGAGGCCCCGGTCAGCGCGCACACCGGCCTCAACGACTCCTTTAGCGGCCTCAACGTCAACGCCAAGCCCTTCATCCCGAACGTCAACGCGGCCGAGTTTGTCCCCGGCTTTATCCAGAAAGCGCCGGCGGAAACCATCGCCCCTGTAACCG TTCCTGAGAAAAATGGCCGTATTGAAGTTTCAGTACCGGCTG CTCAGCCTCTAGAGAACGGCTCCGGAGACGGAGAAACGGCAGCCGAGGACGAGAGCTGGGAGCAgaaaggaggagaggaagacTCTCTCCAGGAAGAGGGaatggaggaggatgaagaagcgCCGACGCCAAAAGTAACTCCCGTTCAGCCCGACGCGCCCAAGAAGGAGCACGTCAACGTGGTGTTCATCGGCCACGTGG ATGCAGGAAAGTCGACCATCGGCGGACAGATCAT GTATTTAACAGGAATGGTGGAGAAGCGAACTCTGGAGAAATACGAAAGGGAGGCTAAGGAGAAGAACAGGGAAACCTG GTACCTCTCCTGGGCTCTTGATACCAATCAGGAGGAGAGAGATAAGGGTAAAACCGTGGAGGTGGGCCGTGCCTATTTTGAGACGGAGAAGAAGCACTTCACCATCCTGGACGCGCCGGGACACAAGAGCTTTGTCCCCAACATGATCGGGGGTGCGTCTCAAGCCGATTTGGCCGTGCTG GTGATTTCAGCACGTAAAGGCGAGTTTGAGACGGGGTTTGAAAAAGGAGGCCAGACGCGAGAGCACGCCATGCTGGCCAAAACGGCTGGAGTCAAACACCTGATCGTCCTCGTCAACAAAATGGACGACCCCACTGTGAACTGGAGCTTGGAGAG ATACGAGGAGTGTAAGGAGAAACTGGTGCCGTTTCTGAAGAAGGTGGGCTTCAACCCCAGAAAAGACATTCACTTCATGCCATGTTCAGGACTGACAGGAGCCAACCTGAAGGAACCGGTCGAGCACTGCTCCTGGTACAC AGGATTACCGTTCATTCCACACCTGGACAGTTTGCCAAATTTCACCAGATCCAGCGACGGACCAGTCAGATTACCGATCGTAGATAAATACAAG GACATGGGCACTGTGATTTTGGGCAAGTTGGAGTCCGGGTGCATCAGTAAAGCTCAGCAACTTGTAATGATGCCCAACAGG catacTGTGGAGGTGCTGAGCCTGCTCTCGGACGACGTAGAGACGGACGACGCGGGACCCGGTGAGAATCTGAAGCTTCGACTTAAAGGCATCGAGGAAGAGGAGATCCTGCCTGGCTTCATCCTGTGCACTCCAGAGAACCTGTGTCACTCGGGACGCACTTTTGACGCTCAG attgtcATCATCGAACACAAGTCCATCATCTGCCCGGGCTACAACGCCGTCCTGCACATTCACACCTGCATAGAGGAAGTGCAGCTTAcg GCCTTAATTTGTTTGGTAGACAAGAAGACGGGCGAGAAGAGCAAGACACGACCTCGCTTCGTGAAACAGGACCAAGTGTGCATCGCTCGCCTCCGGACCGCAGGGACCATCTGCCTTGAGACATTCAAAGACTTCCCTCAGATGGGCCGGTTCACCCTGAGGGACGAAG GAAAGACCATTGCCATTGGGAAAGTGTTGAAGCTTGTTGCTGAGAAAGACTGA